The following DNA comes from Brassica oleracea var. oleracea cultivar TO1000 chromosome C5, BOL, whole genome shotgun sequence.
TGCATGTTGAATGTAGAAAATAGCGGTTTGGACTTCTCTTAATTCTTTACCAATAAAATCTGCATAACAAACGCAATTTATCAACCGAATCTCAGTTACTATTTTTTGCTTTTATAATTAACAAAAATAATTAATTTTGGAAGATTGTTTGGATATCAAAACTCACAAAAGAAATCAATTTGACAATGGAAATATGCATTTTCCCAAAACTAAACGATTCGCTGAATTCATAAGAAAAGATTTTTATGGTACATAATACTCTATTCGTTTCATAATAGATGATGTTTTAAAAGATTTTTGTTGTTTTAAAATAGATGATGTTTTGATATTCTTATGTTATTTTTAATTTTATTTAAAACTGTGTAACTAAATTAGATGTTGTAGTCATTTTTATAATTTGTTTGATGATTTTTAAATTATATTTTTAAAACTATTTTTTTTTTAAAGTAAATTTCTTAATTTTTGTGAACTAAAAAATAATGCTTGTGAAACAGAGGGAGTAATTAAAAGCATTTATTTTTGAAACGCTCTGGGAATCCGAACCGCTTCAAAAGTATAAATACAGACGATCGGTTTCGTATCACCACAAAAAAAAGAGGTTCCCACCTTTCTCTCTCATTCTCGCCGCTACATTAATCCTCCTGCTAATCAACTCTCCGGTGAGTTCTTCAAAAACCCAGATTCCGTTTTCGTTTTTTAATCGCACTGTAATGTCAAACTAGAGAAACCCATCGCTTAGTATTCGATAAAGACATCTCCTTTGTTGTTTGTTTGTTGATGCTATTAGGGTTAGGTCTCGTGATGCCTGGGTGCGATAGGATCAGCGAATTGCCGGAGTCGTTGCTAACTCATATACTCTCGTACCTTCCGACTAAACACTCGGTGAAGACAAGCGTCTTATCGACTAGATGGAAGAATCTGTGGCTGAATGTTCCAGCTCTTGACTTACACTGTGAAGACTTCCCTTATAGAGAAGAGGAAGAAGAAGCGGTCCTCGGTTTCCTTGACAGGCTTCTCGAGTTTGAACCTGGTTCACGCCTGCTAAAAGTTACGGTGGAGTGCGGCAGCGTGGAGGACATAGAGGGGCTCAGGGATCGGATCAGCACAGTGATTCACCGTGGACCTCAACATCTAGACTTCGAGAGCTTTACCGAGTACAGAGATCACGACGACGCTTTTATCGACTACATACCTCTGAATCTCTACACGAGCAGGACTTTGGTTTCCTTGAAGCTCACGTTTTCTGGTCTCGAGGATCCTGGTTTCGTTTGGATGCCTTGTCTCAAGTCCATGACACTTGTGAAAGTTCACTTTCATTACGCTGCGGATCTGGAGAAGCTTGTGTCAGGGTGTCCTGTTCTTGAGGAACTTACATTGGTAAGGAATATGGATCCTATTCTTGTGGGTACGGATGAAAAGATTATGCGTGTGAGGTCTGGGAGCTTGAAGAGGTTTCGTGTTCCGTTCTGGCACGGTAAGCGTTGCAGGTCGTCTGTGAAATGCACGCTTGAGATCGATGCTCCAATGCTAGAGCATATGACTATAGGAGAAGATCATTATGATAGCGTCATGGTAAAGAACCTGACTTCTTTGTTCATGGTTGATCTTGGTATCAAGTTCGCTGTCAAGTTTGGCGAGTTCGTTGATCCGGGGGACTTATCAAAGAGAAATGAAATCCGTTATTTTCTCTCTGGGGTATCGAGTGCAAAGCACATGATCATCTCTGAGAAAACAGTCAAGGTATGTGTATTTTTATATATATACAACAATACATGGACTTCGATTGAAAAGCTCCCACTTATGTATATATATCTTGGTGTTGCAGGCCCTTGAGCTTTACTCAAACGTAGGGCTGATTCCCAAATTCAATTACTTGTCACGTTTAGAAGCCGTGTTCCCTTACAAGTTACTGCAGTTTTTGCCAGCCTTTCTTGAGTGTTGCCCAAATCTGAAACACCTAATCTTGGTAAAAAAAAAAAAAAACTCTTAAATTACACTGTGGGTGGTTTTGTCTACATTTATAATTTCAAACTCAGCCTTTTGTGTGTTTTCCAGGAGGTTTATTATTCAAGGGAGATGGAGGATGCATTTGAACTCACAAATGTGCCTGGGTGCTTCTTATCGACTCTCCAGTGTGTTCAGCTTAGAAGAATCCATGAGTGGGAGGAAGAGGAGATGAAAGTAGCCACCTACTTTCTTGAGAACGCTGCTGTCCTGAAGAAACTCACTCTCAGTCTCACGAACTATCCTCGTTATGTCTCGGATGAAGAAATCTTCGAGGAGGTTAATAAAGTTGCAAAACGTTCTCCAGCATGCCAAATTCTTCCTGATTGGGAGTTATGTGAATGAGGGAACAGTATCATTGCAGGAGTCTGTCTTTTCATGAAAAATTTGCAATATAAGTCTTTTTGTAGACATTTGTTTGTTCTGGTTGGATTCCTTAAACCATGGTGGTTGACGCAAGTTTTCACTGTGAATGATTTAGAAACTATAAATATGAAATTTTTAGTAGTTTTTTTGGGGGTATTATCTACTGAAAGGAAGGAGGCCAAGAGACTATATGGCAACTATGACTGGCATGTCATTGGGGATGTTGCTTGCTCGGTTTACCGCTCGAAACCCTTTAGCTATTTTGTTCTCGGTTCTCTCCCTCACTGTGATTCACATGTATGGTATGTTACAGGTAGGGGTGTCAATTGGGGCTGGTGCGGCTCAGCCTGGCCCAAACCCGCCGAGTACGTAAATATTTGAGTCCGGCCTGGCCCGGAAATATTTTGGGCCTAGAATTTAAAGTCCGGTCCGGTCTTTATAGGGCTATAGGGCTTTTCGGATTTTTTTGGGCTTTTCAAAAAATAATTTGTCATTACCATATCCATCGTTTTAATACATGTAAAATTTCATTAAAAAAAAACAGTTTCATTTTTATTGTTTTAAAATATAAAATGTGTTTAAACTTTTTTTTTTAATACTTTTTCGTATGCTTTAAAAACATATTATAAACAAACCAAATTTAATAAGATTTAAATAATCAAATATAAATTAAAACTAAACATATAAGAAAATAAAATTTATGATAAACATGGTCAAACGTTTCGTACTTTGTATATTGAAAAAAAACGTGTTGTACATGAAAGAAAAAAGTACTTTTTCAAAATTTAAAATGTGACACTTGTAATGATCAAACAATTAAATTATTAACAACTTTTATATTTGCTTTATTAGAGTGGATAACTATATCAAATAATATGTCAATACTAATAATCGTTTGGATTGCAATAACGATAATATTTAAGCTAAAATATAAAATTTTGGGTTTTCAGGCCGGCCCTAGTCCAAACGGGCTTAGGCCCAAAATATCCAAAACCCAAAAAACTAATTTTTTGGATTTATAAAACTAAATCCAAGTCCTGTAATTTTTATGGATGGACGGGCTCGGGCTGCGGACTTCGACCCTAATTGAAATATCTAATTACATACGAGAATTAAAAACCTAGGAATTTTATAGTTTTAGCTGAGATTTTAGAGTGATTTAACAAAAAAAAAACTATATAAAATTTAACAAATCATGTAAATCCTTATTAAAATCAAATCAGTTCAATATAATAAAGAAACTCACATACCCTGGAATGGGTTTGTAGATTCAATAATACAATTTGGATATAAAAACAATGTTATCCAAACAAAATACTTCATCCGTTTCATTTTAGTTGTCGTTTTAGGTTCATGCACACATATTAATAAAACATATAATTTTGTACATTTTTAAAATAAAAACATCATTGTCCATACACCTAACCATATTTCAACCAATAGAAAAATAAACAAAATAATCTTATCAATAAATTTTTCATTGAAATCACAAAACGACACTTATTCTGAAACGAAATTTTTTCTTTACAACGACAACTAATATGAAACGGAGGGAGTAAATCTCTTTACCAACATTACTATTGAACGTAATTATGATTTGACTGTATTTATTATATTTAAATGGTTTCCCTTTTATTAGTCTCTAATCATGTAAATGTAGAAATTGTTTTTTTTTTGGGAATTCTCTTGAATCTATACCAATAAAATCTGAATATTAAATGCAATTTATGATAGATATTAGTTTCCCTTTTCGTTGCTTTAATAAATAAAAAGAAAATAATTGATTTTGGGAAGATTGTTTGGATATCGAAACTAAAAAAAACTAAAGTCACTTTGATTACGGAAATATATATATTTCTCCAAAGACAGTCATTAATTTGAATGAATATTCCGATCGTATACCGTGGAAAGATATATTAAAAGCTTTTATTTTTGAAACGCTCGGAGTCGGAACAGCTTCAATCATGCTAATAAATACTTAAACGATCAGTTTCGTTTCACCCTCCTTATCGCTCATTTTGGCCGCTATACTCTGCAGGCGAATCAACTCTCCGGTGAGTCCTTCAAAAAAACCCAGATTACGTTTCGTTTACATACCCTATTTTAATCGCATTGTAGTCTGAGTTAGAGAAACCCATCTCCTAGGATTCGATAAAGGCGTCTCCTTTTTACATGCTGTTGTTTGTTTGTTGATGCTCTTAGGGCCTCGTCTCGTGATACCCAGAATCCGTTTTTCGTTTTAAATCGCATTGTAGTCTGAATTAGGGAAACCCATCACCTAGGATTCAATAAAGACCTATCCTTTACATGCTGTTGTTGTTGTTTGTTGATGCTTCTTAAGGTCTCTGGTGATGCCTCGGTGCGACAGGGTCAGCGAGTTGCCAGAACCTTTGCTTACTAAAATACTCTCCTACCTTCCAACTAAACACTCGGTGAAGACCAGCGTCTTATCAACAAGATGGAAGAATCTGTGGCTAAGTGTTCCGTCTCTCGACTTAAACTGCGACGACTTCCCTTACAGAGAAGACGAAGTGGTCCTCAGCTTCTTCGACAGGCTCCTCGAGTTTAACCCTGATTTGCGCCTCCTAAAAGTCAAGGTGAAGTGCGGTAACTTCGAGATAGAGGGGCTCAAGGATCGGATCAGCACAGTGATTCACCGTGGACCTCAAAATCTAGACGTTAAGGGTTGTATTTACTATATAGACCGTGACACCAAAACCTATCCTTTTATCGAGTACATGCCTCTGAATCTGTACACGAGCAAGACACTGGTTTCCTTAAAGCTCACGTATTCGGGTGTTGAGGATCCTGGTCTTGTCTACATGCCTTGTCTCAAGTCCATGATTCTTGTAAAAGCTCTCTTTCGAGATGACGCGAGTCTGGAGAGACTCGTGTCGGGATGTCCTGTTCTTGAAGAGCTGACCTTGGTTAGGGATATGCATTCTAATTTCGAAGGTAAGGTTGATAGTTTCATCATGCGTGTGAGGTCTGGGAGCTTGAAGAGGTTTCGTGTTCCGCTCTGGTATGGAGAATATTGCAGCAGTTTGTTTGTGAAATACACACTTGAGATCGATGCTCCAAGGCTAGAGCGTATGACTCTCGGAGAAGATCAATTTGATAGCATCGTGGTGAAGAACCTGGATTCTTTGTTCATGGCTGACCTTAATATCAAGTTTGCTGACAAGTTTGATCCGGAGGACTTTTCAAAGAGAAATGAAATCCGTTATTTTCTATCTGGGATAACGAATGTAAGACACATGATCATCTCTGAGAAGACAGTGAAGGTAATTTTAAACAGGACTTTATCTAATTAAAAACCTCTCACATATATATATATATATATATATATATATATATATATATATATATTTCTTGGTGGTGTTGCAGGTCATTGAGCTTTACTCTAACGTAGGGCTGATTCCAAAGTTCATTAACTTATCACGTTTAGAAGCCATGTTCCCTTGTGATTCACTACACTTTTTGCCAGCCTTTCTTGAGTGTTGCCCCAATCTGAAACACCTAATCTTGGTAATTAAAAACTCTCAACTAACACTGTGTGTGTGTTTATGGTCTACATTTATAATTGCAAACTCAGCCTTTTCGTGTGTTTTCCAGGAGATTTTTTATCCAGTTGAGACGGAGGATGTATACCAACTCGCAAATGTGCCTGGGTGCTTCCTATCGACTCTCGAGTGTGTTCAGCTTAAGAGAATCCATGTGTGGGGAGAACAGGAGATGGAAGTAGCCACTTACTTTCTTGAGAACGCAGCAGTTATGAAGAAACTCACTCTGAGTCTCACCAACTATCCTCGATACGTCTCTGATGAAGAAATCTTCGAGGAGGTTAATAGAGTTGCAAAACGTTCTCCAACATGTCAGATTCTTCCTGATTGGGAGTTATGTGAATGAGGGAGCAGTATCATTGCAGGAGCCTGTTCTTATCATGCAAAATTTGCAGTTAGTTTTTTTCTGTAAGACATTTTTTAAGTTCTGGCTGGATTCCTTATGATCAGTATCATTTCTTGGTTTTGGTTGATACAAGTTAGTTCCTTAGAGTGGTGATCATATGCTTTTAAAGGATTAGAAGAGTATCTCTCAGGTGCTTTTGTAAGTCTACAACTACATACTTTTCATGAACTACATGAACCTCATTCAAATGTTATATAGATGAAAGAAGCTAACCGAATCTAAATTGGTTTTGTAGATTCACTTATACATTGGGATCTAAAAACAATGTTATCCTTTTTTTATATGTGAAAGAAACCAACATTAACATTGAATAAAATTTTTAATAAACTAAAAGAGGTAGTATATTTAGATGATTTTTATTAGTTTGGATCATGTAAATGTAGAAATTAGTATTTTTTTAAAATGAATTTACAACCGAATTTTAATTATTATTTTCCCTTTTCGTTGCTATTATAATTAACAAGAAAATAGCTTATTTTTGGATATCAGATCTAACCAAAACTAAATCATTTTGGTTATGGAAGTACACATATTTATCCAAAATACTCTTATTAACTAGGGACATTACCCCCGCGCTTTGTAGACATATTTCTTGTTTCATCTCAATATTTGTTAAAGATTGGTATTTGAGTCTTAATGAGTTTTAAACGAATATATGTATTTCTCATAAGAAGACAATATCGTTGGCATGTTGACATTGAGCATATAAGCTATTTTTATAAGACAACAGGAGTTGTGTCTATTGGGATTGTCTCTTGTATCTCCTGGTGTGGCTGTATTTGTTTCTCTTTTATTTGATGGATAATATGTAAACAAAAATCATTGTTAGTTGTATTTATCAGAGTTTGTAACTTACTCTGCTTTTTTGTTTAGGTAATTTCACTGATCTTGGTTGTCGTCTTCGTCTTCTTCGTAAGCATCTGTGAAAGTAAGTTTGTAAATTGTTAAATATTTAGCCGTGTAGTTTATATTTGTTTAGCTGGCTCAATGTATGTGTCGTTGAGTTTTAGTTGAGTTGATTGGTTTGATATATTTTTTTTGAAGGTTATTTGTAAGATTAGACAAAAACAGAGGTGATCATTAATGATTCGTCTTTTTTGGGATTTTAGTTTTGGGTGTTTTGATTGTTTGGGTTATTGTGGTTTCTTTTAAACAGAAAAATAAAGATTTGTGTAAAATTAGATTGATAAGTAAGAGAGATAAATAGACGACCACAAATCTTGGGTATGAAATATTTTTGATTATTGATGTTAGCACAATATAGACAGTAATATAAAGGGAATTATGTGTTGATTGTTTCTTATGGATCAATGAGGAGACGGATAACGACTCGAGTTGTTTCTTTGATGAGGCCAAAGCTCTGGACAGAACGGATTTGTCCAACCACATCTGTGAGTTTAAATATCAGTTATGATATCGAAACATAATATAAACCCAGATGCAATATGATAATATACCTGAGAGTTCTAGGTTTGTGTTCGCAATCACTTGGAGATTGTCGAACAGTCTAATCTTGACTGAAGATTGATCTCAGGAGCNNNNNNNNNNNNNNNNNNNNNNNNNNNNNNNNNNNNNNNNNNNNNNNNNNNNNNNNNNNNNNNNNNNNNNNNNNNNNNNNNNNNNNNNNNNNNNNNNNNNNNNNNNNNNNNNNNNAATTATGTTAAATAAGTGTTATAGATCAAAGATTAACTTACTTTCTCATCAAGGAAGAGAACCGTGATTCCCACAAACTCCATGTCTTTCTTGAAGTTCAGGGAATCTCAGAAGCGAGGAAGCCAGAGGCTATGCTCTGACTACTACGACCGAGATAGAGAGATTCGAAGGTTGAGTGACGGACGCCGAGACGCCGGTTTGACGAATTGGAGAGGCAGAGAGAAACATTTTCTAGAAGTTGGTTAAATCTAAGAGGAATCAATGAGTTTTGTGGAGATGCAGATTGGGTTCATCAAAGATGAGAATCATATATATAGGGTTTATATAGGGGCTAAAGATCAGGAACATTTATGATCAAACGATTTAAGATGTAGACATAAAGAGTTCACCGGTGAAAAAATAGATTACTAATAGACACATGGCGCAACTCTGTAACTCAGACTTGTTTGAGACAGTGATGAAAAGAACTCAAACTCATGTTAAACGACAACAATTTACAATATGAGAAAACTATAATTGTTGCAAACTTGAGCTTTTTTTCATATAACGTGATGAATATCATTTAAAAATGAAACCCATAACGCACTTGTTGGCTCGACCCTCAGAGGAAGCCGAAGAAGCAAGAGCTTCCGACCTTCATAAATATATATTAGGTTCGACCATCAATGTACAAAGTATCATTTAGCTTAGTGGTATAAATATTGATGTTTATATCTCAATAACCCGGGTTCAAACCATAGATTTGACATTTTTCACACTTTTTAAAAGTGGAGCCCATAAAACGCTGACGTGGCGCGCTGAGGAGTGAGCAAAAACTCATCTATTATAATATAGATTTGCGTGAATCTTTCAATAGTATACCATGGAAATAAATATCAAAAATAAATGTTCCTTTTATTAAAAAATATCTTTATAATACATAATAATAAAAAAATATTCTCGGTTGAATTGGTACATTAAATTCTATACCAAATAATATCTATAGCTCTAATCTGGCTAACTTAATAAAACAAAGAAAATTGGTGACAATGATGCAACAAAGATTTTAAAATTTTCAAGAAAATTATTAGAGTTGATCTATCAATAGATCGTTGAATGAAAAATGTCTATACAATTACTTCACTTGATCTCTCCTTGTTTTATACTCCCTCCGTTTTTATTGATATAAGTCGTTTTAGAGAAATTTTTATGTTCCAAATTATATGACGTTTTCGGTTTTCGATATAAAATTTATTAACAGTTAATGTTATATGACCAATGATAATATACATTCTATTTTATTATTGGTTGATTTGTGGTTATGTAAATAATTAATGATGTTTTCATTTAGAAAATGTAAGAAATTAATGATTTTTTTAATTTGTGTGCACAGTTTTAAAACGACTTATATTAAAAAACGGAAGGAATAGTTATTTTCATTATAATATATGTTGTCTTGTATTTTCATACTATGTATTATTTTTGTATTTGTATATCACACTGTAATTAATAAATTTAAGTTGATAAAAGAAAATAAAGACAGCTTTTAATTTTGAAACGCTCGGAAACAGAACCGCTTCGAAACGTATTTATTTCCCTAAACTCGTTCCACCCAAAAAGAAAAAAAGTTCCCACCTTTCTCTCTCATTATTCGCACACTCTGGCCGTCAAAATCAGCCGGCGAATCAAATCTCCGGTAAGTTGTTCAAAAACCCAGATTCCGTTTTGCTTACATTAATCGCACTGTAGCCTGAATTAGAGAAACCCATCGTCTACGATTCGATAAAGGCCTTTCCTTTTTTTTTCTCACATTGTTGTTGTTTGTTGATGCTCTTAGGGTGATGCCTCCTAGGTGCGATAGGATCAGCGAATTGCCGGAGTCTTTGCTAACTCATATACTCTCGTACCTTCCCACTAAACACTCGGTGAAGACAAGCGTCTTATCGACTAGATGGAAGAATCTGTGGCTGAATGTTCCAGCTCTTGACTTAAACTGTGAAGACTTCCCTTATAAAGAAGAGGAAGAAGAAGCAGTCCTCGGTTTTCTTGACAGGCTTCTCGAGTTTGAACCTGGTTCACGCCTGCTAAAAGTTAAGGTGAAGTGCGGTAACGTGGAGATAAAGGGACTCAAGGATCGGATCAGTACAGTGATTCACCGTGGACCTCAAGTTCTAGACGTTGAGAGCTGTACTAAGTATTTAGACCCTGACACCGAAACCTACTATCCTTATCTCGAATTCATGCCTCTGAATCTGTACACGAGCAAGACACTGGTTTCCTTGAAGCTCACGTATTCGGGCGTTGAGGATCCTCCAGGTTTCGTTTGTATGCCTTGTCTCAAGTCCATGACTCTTGTACAAGTTCACTTTCGAGATGACTCGAGTCTGGAGAGACTCGTCTCAGGGTGTCCTCTTCTTGAAGAGCTGACCTTGATTAGGGATATCCATTCTTGTTTTGTGGGTGAGGTTGATAGATTTATGAGTGTGAGGTCAGGGAGCTTGAAGAGGTTTCGTGTTCCGCTCTGGTACGGATTGTCTTGCAGTTCGCAGTCGTCTGCGAAATGCAGACTTGAGATCGATGCTCCAGGGCTAGAGCATATGATTCTCGGAGAAGATCAATTTGATAGCATCGTGGTACAGAAGAAACTGACTTCTTTGTTCATGGTTGACCTTAACATCAAGTTTGGCGAGTTATTTCTCTATGGGATATCGAGTGTAGGACACATGATCATCTCTGAGAAAACACTCAAGGTATATTTACCCATCTATTCATGGACTTTGTCCCACTTATATATTTATATATCTTTGTATTGCAGGCCCTTGAGCTTTACTCGAGAGTAGAGTTGATTCCTAAATTCAATAACTTATCACGTTTAGTAGCCGTGTTCCCTGGCAATTTACTAGAGTTTCTGCCAGCCTTTCTTGAGTGTTTCCCCAATCTGAAACACCTAATCTTGGTAAAATCTATTAAATGACACTGTGGGGGGTTGTTTGTCTATGTTCATTATTGAAAACTCAGTCTTTTGTGTGTTTCCAGGAGGTTGTTTATTTCAGGGAGGAGGAGGATGCACTCGAACTTACAAATGTCCCCCAGTGCTTCTTATCAACTCTGGAGTGTGTTGCGCTAAAAAGGATTCATGACTGGGAGGAAGAGGAGATGAGAGTAGCCACTTACTTTCTTGAGAACGCTGCAGTCCTGAAGAAACTCACTCTCAGTCTCACTGATTATCCTCGACTTATCTCTGATGAAGAAATCTTCGAGGAGGTTAATAAAGTTACAAAACGTTCTCCAACATGTCAAATTCTTCCTGATTGGGAGTTATGTTGATGCAATCATGAACGAGAGTGAGCATTATCATTGCAGGAGTCTTCTGTTCTTGTCGTGAAAATTTGCACTTCTTTCTTAGTTCTGGTTGGATTACTTACTTAAGCCATGGTGGTTGATACAAGTTCTTCAGTCACTTTATGGATTTTCTTTTAACTCTCAGTCTCAGATGTCTTATAATGAACACATGTGATGTTGATCTAGTGAGATATTGGATTATGTACTTGGTTTATGACTTTATTACCAGTAAGATAATGTTTTGGAACGTTGGTTCAAGTTAATACAAAAGAATTTGTGTATATACAATACTGGAACATCTTATCTAATTTACATATCCCCTGAACTAGTACTTCTCAAGAACAATGAGCTCTCACATACACATTAGGCCGATGCAGATCCTATTTTATTATTTTCAACTAATTAACACAGAAACTCTGTTCTCAGTAGTTAGTACCTACGCCTCACCTGAGCTTTTCAATATAAGGCTTCTTGGATCTTTGTCCGAGATACACGTCTCTCGGTGTTAGATTTAGTATGCAGTAGTACTACATTCTTTGAAGCTTCAGCTGGTGGTGGCTCAATCCCCTTTTCCCGCATCTCTTGGAAAAATCTCTTCGCATCACGTACATATCCATTCCTAAGACAACCAGCTATTATCGCTCTGTAAGACACAACATCAGGCTCCACTCCACTTTCTTTCATTTCTCGGAAGATCCTTTCCGCCTCTTCTACTTCCCCAGTCTTGCACTTGTGATGAATCAAAACCGTGTAGTAGTGAACGTCTCGTTTAATTCGGAGGTCTCTCATTTCCCTCTTCACATCCAACTTAGGGTCGTGATTGAGTAAAACCGTGTACGTTACCACATCAGGACAGATTCTTCTCCTCTTCATTTCTAGAAAAAGATCATATGCTTTCTTCCGGTTGTTTAGCCGGTAATAGCTGTTGATCAAGGCAGTGTACGTTGCAACGTCAGGCACGATTCCTCCCCTCTTCATTTCTTGGATGGCGGCACGGGCTCTCTTCTCGTTGTTTAGACGGTAGTAGGTGTTGATCGCGGTCGTGTAGTAGAAAACGTCTGGTTTAACACCGCACGTTTTCATGTCTGTATCGATTTCTTCCGGATTGTTCTTGGCCAGAACTGTGTATGTTACCACATCAGGTCTGATTCCTCTCTTCTTCATGTCTCTGAAAAGAGCATCGGCCTGCTTCAGCTTGTTTAGCCGGCAACAGGTTTTGATCATGATTGTGTAAGTGAACAGATCAGGGACTATCTCTCTACCTTTTAAAACTTTAAGAAACCGTATGGCTTTCCTCACATCGCCAACTCGACACCAAGCACCGATTAGCTTTCCGTACATGCTCTTCACAGGCTCAACTCCAAGCTCCCACATTCTCTCCACTAACTTCTGAGCTTTGTCTATATCCTTGGCAGCGCAAAGACTAGCGAATAGTGTGAAATAAACATTCTTGGGGAGAGGGAAGTCAAGTTTAATGAACCGTTCAAAGGCCTCATCAAGACGGCCAGCTTCACAGTAACCTTTAACAATACCTCCTGCCACATTTCCCCCAGGTTTATCTTCCTCCAAACTCTGATACAAAGCTTCAGCCTCGTCTATTTTACCTGCAACAATCAGGCCTTGGATGACCATGCTGTGTGTAACGGAAGTGGGCTTCACACCTCTATCTTCCATTAGTTTCAGAACACCATAGGCATTCTCTGCATTCCTAGCCAATCCACCGGCGAGCACGTTGTACACAACGATATCAGGCGGCTTACCTTTGCTTTCCATCTCCATAATCAAGTCAATGGCTTGCCCACATCTACCATGCTGACAGCACCCACCTATCAAAGTCGTGTAGTTGACAACATCAGGATCTATCCCTTCACACGTCATTTCCCGGAACAGCTCAACAGCTTCATCTACTCTGCCGAGCTTTATCAAAGCATCAAAGGCGACGTTGTAGCAGAACCTATCAAGTGTAATGTTCAGGTTTCTAAAGGCTATAACCTGATCTAAAGCTTCAGAGAACTTCCCCATCTGACACCAGCACTGAAGCATGGAGCTCGCAATCACAGGGTTTATGATCCTTTCCCCTTTCTGGGCCACTTTATCGTTAACGAAACGCAGAGCTTTGGAGAAACTCATGTTCTTGCGATGCCCTTCGACTACTGCTGAGTAAACAGACACATCCGGATCGATCCCACATTCCTCCATGTCGTGAAGAGCGCTTTCAGCTTCCTCTAACTTCATCTCATTACATAAACCTTTAACAACTTTACCATATGCGGTTGCGAGATCACTCTCATCCACCAGGATGTTCGCATCCCTCAGCGGTCTGAGTAGAATATAACCCACAAGCGACATCTCATTCACGCAGAGCCCTTCGATGAAATCCATATAAAATCCACAATGTTTCCTCGTCTCTGAGCTCAACAACTTGCTATGAAACTTCTCCACTCCTTCGCCATCACCCTTCCTATACAATGCTTGAACCACAACAAGATAAGTATCAGCATCCGCATCCCACCTTAAC
Coding sequences within:
- the LOC106344031 gene encoding putative pentatricopeptide repeat-containing protein At1g13800, with the protein product MRLFPIPLLSHVRVLVRRAPSSSRMYAVPALAYTNSTISHSEQSKEGNFDVNSLELNEVGILRVLTTMRDDPYLALSFLKRIEGNGDSLPSVSAYAAVIRIVCSWSLDEKLSSLFVGIIRKGDQGRGFSVVDLLNAVGDAEEDEKLSFLLRSRVSSALVKAYAEVEMFDEAIHLFWGIDQLRWDADADTYLVVVQALYRKGDGEGVEKFHSKLLSSETRKHCGFYMDFIEGLCVNEMSLVGYILLRPLRDANILVDESDLATAYGKVVKGLCNEMKLEEAESALHDMEECGIDPDVSVYSAVVEGHRKNMSFSKALRFVNDKVAQKGERIINPVIASSMLQCWCQMGKFSEALDQVIAFRNLNITLDRFCYNVAFDALIKLGRVDEAVELFREMTCEGIDPDVVNYTTLIGGCCQHGRCGQAIDLIMEMESKGKPPDIVVYNVLAGGLARNAENAYGVLKLMEDRGVKPTSVTHSMVIQGLIVAGKIDEAEALYQSLEEDKPGGNVAGGIVKGYCEAGRLDEAFERFIKLDFPLPKNVYFTLFASLCAAKDIDKAQKLVERMWELGVEPVKSMYGKLIGAWCRVGDVRKAIRFLKVLKGREIVPDLFTYTIMIKTCCRLNKLKQADALFRDMKKRGIRPDVVTYTVLAKNNPEEIDTDMKTCGVKPDVFYYTTAINTYYRLNNEKRARAAIQEMKRGGIVPDVATYTALINSYYRLNNRKKAYDLFLEMKRRRICPDVVTYTVLLNHDPKLDVKREMRDLRIKRDVHYYTVLIHHKCKTGEVEEAERIFREMKESGVEPDVVSYRAIIAGCLRNGYVRDAKRFFQEMREKGIEPPPAEASKNVVLLHTKSNTERRVSRTKIQEALY